The DNA segment CGGCGGCAGAAGCGGCGTTTCAGCGGCCGTTCTATCCGAATCCGATGACGCATCCCGATCTTGCGGGCCAGTTCCACGCACCGGTTGCTCCTGTCGGGGCTTTCCGGGTAGAACTCCGCTGCACGCGCAAAGAGAACGGCGATCCTCTCGCGAGCGAGTCTCCGGGAGCCTGATTTACGTGTTGTATCTGCCATGGTGCGATCCGTCTCAGTGGTGGGTCTTGAGATTGGAGGCGTGAGAATATATAAGAGGTTGATAGGCCCGGTCAACAGACCCGCACACGCCGGCCGTCGACCTCCAGGCGGCCTTCGCAGAAGAGTTTCACGGCGAGCGGGAGAGCTTCGTGCTCTTCTGCGAGGATCCGGTCGGCGAGCGTCGTCTCGTCGTCGTCCGGGAGGACCGGCACGCACCGCTGGACAACGATGGGCCCGGTATCCATCCCCTCGTCGACCAGGTGGACGGTGCAGCCCGCGACCTTCACCCCGTACTCGATCGCCTGCCTCTGCGCGTGCAGCCCGGAGAACGCCGGGAGCAGGGCGGGATGGATGTTCATCATCCTGCCCGAGAACTCGCGGACGATCCCGGCCCCGAGGATCCGCATGTAGCCGGCGAGGACGAAGAGGTCGGCCCGGCAGCCCCGCATCGCGGAAAGAAGTGCCTCCTCGTATGCGGCTCTCGTTGGGAACCGCGCGTAGTCGACGACCGTCACCGGGATGCCGGCGTTCTTCGCCCGCTCTATCGCGTACGCCCCGGGGTTGTCGGTGACGAGCCCCGCGCAGATCGCGGGGATATCCCCGGCCGCAATGGCGTCGATCACCGCCTGAAAGTTCGATCCTCTCCCCGAGACGAGGAACGCAATCCGTTTCTTATCGACAGATGTCTCTGGACTCATAACTACCGTTCTCCGGGCACCTTACCGGGCCTCGCCCGGCGCGTTCTGAGACGCGATGATCAGTTTCACCTTGACGATCCGCCGGCCCCGCATCTGCATCACCACCAGCGTGATGTTGCTCTCCTCGATCTTGACCACCTCGCCGCGGCGGGGGATATGTCCCAGCCGGTCGATGACGAGGCCGCCGATGCTCTCGTAGGCATCCGTCAGCGGAAGGAATAACTCCAGGTCCTCGTTGAGGTGCTCCACCCACGCCCGCGCATCGACCAGGTAGACACCCTCCTCGACCTGCTGCACCTCGGGCTCCT comes from the Methanoculleus marisnigri JR1 genome and includes:
- a CDS encoding ribonuclease P protein component 4, producing MADTTRKSGSRRLARERIAVLFARAAEFYPESPDRSNRCVELARKIGMRHRIRIERPLKRRFCRRCYTYLVPGSNARVRVHRGRVVVTCLACGHRSRFPVGRPRQ
- the purN gene encoding phosphoribosylglycinamide formyltransferase, yielding MSPETSVDKKRIAFLVSGRGSNFQAVIDAIAAGDIPAICAGLVTDNPGAYAIERAKNAGIPVTVVDYARFPTRAAYEEALLSAMRGCRADLFVLAGYMRILGAGIVREFSGRMMNIHPALLPAFSGLHAQRQAIEYGVKVAGCTVHLVDEGMDTGPIVVQRCVPVLPDDDETTLADRILAEEHEALPLAVKLFCEGRLEVDGRRVRVC